A genomic window from Aquila chrysaetos chrysaetos chromosome 21, bAquChr1.4, whole genome shotgun sequence includes:
- the MOSPD1 gene encoding LOW QUALITY PROTEIN: motile sperm domain-containing protein 1 (The sequence of the model RefSeq protein was modified relative to this genomic sequence to represent the inferred CDS: deleted 1 base in 1 codon): MQQQKRQPELVEGNLPVFVFPTELIFYADDQSTHKQVLTLYNPYEFALKFKVLCTTPNKYAVVDATGAVKPQCCVDIVIRHRDVRASYYGVIDKFRLQVSEQSQRKALGKKEIIATLLPSAKEQQQQKEEEEKRIKEHLAESVFFEQTLCQPENRTASSGPSLLTVFLGIVCIAALMLPTLGEMESLVPLYLHLSVNQKLVAAYVLGLITMVILRT; the protein is encoded by the exons ATGCAGCAACAAAAAAGACAGCCAGAGTTAGTGGAAGGAAATcttcctgtttttgtttttcctacagAACTTATATTTTATGCAGATGACCAGTCAACACACAAGCAGGTGTTGACTCTATATAACCCCTATGAGTTTGCCTTAAAATTCAAAG TTCTTTGTACAACTCCAAATAAATATGCGGTGGTTGATGCTACTGGTGCAGTGAAGCCTCAGTGCTGTGTTGATAT tgtGATTCGTCACAGAGATGTTCGGGCTTCTTACTATGGTGTGATAGATAAATTTCGTCTACAAGTGTCTGAGCAGAGCCAGAGGAAAGCATTAGGGAAAAAGGAGATTATTGCTACTCTACTTCCATCTGcaaaggaacaacaacaacaaaaggaagaggaggaa aaacgAATAAAAGAACACCTGGCTGAAAGTGTCTTTTTTGAGCAGACTTTGTGTCAACCAG aaaacagaactgcCTCGTCGGGACCTAGTTTACTAACAGTCTTCCTGGGAATAGTGTGTATTGCAGCACTAATGCTACCTACATTGGGGGAAATGGAATCCCTGGTGCCTCTCTACCTCCATTTAAGTGTGAATCAAAAATTAGTAGCTGCTTATGTTTTAG GTCTCATCACCATGGTTATTTTGAGAACATGA
- the LOC115333492 gene encoding P2R1A-PPP2R2A-interacting phosphatase regulator 1 isoform X2 — protein MKQLSVYISMQYRSIVNGSCSSGTFLNSDNSQVFQANVLRTRRNSTTVMNRHSLFVPSSPIRIPSSRLHQIKQEEGMNLMNRETVREREVQVAMQMSHSWEESLSLSDNDFEKSSSPKQVDFVPVSPAPSPTRGIGKQCFSPSLQSLVSSSGLPPSPSPSPTRRFSSRRSQSPINCIRPSVLGPIKRKGVTEIEDHPKRLFQGSTNMLSPEVSHQADLGGCLSSHALDDNRSSAGSSCDSPAEVGTNTDSPVSLSDPRSPFLPVDLAAKLPIN, from the exons CGATAATTCACAGGTGTTCCAGGCTAACGTTTTGCGAACCCGCAGGAACAGTACCACAGTTATGAATCGTCATAGTCTG tttgtgcCATCATCTCCCATCCGTATTCCTAGCAGCCGTCTTCATCAGATCAAACAG GAAGAAGGAATGAATTTGATGAACAGAGAAACAGTACGTGAAAG aGAAGTGCAAGTAGCAATGCAGATGAGCCACTCATGGGAGGAGAGCTTGAGCCTG AGCGacaatgattttgaaaaatcatcaTCGCCAAAGCAAGTAGACTTTGTCCCAGTTTCTCCAGCTCCTTCACCTACCAGAGGAATAGGGAAG CAATGTTTCTCACCATCTTTGCAAAGTTTGGTGAGTAGCAGTGGGTTACCTCCAAGTCCTAGCCCAAGTCCAACAAGGCGATTTTCAAG CAGGAGAAGCCAGAGTCCAATTAACTGCATTCGACCAAGTGTTCTTGGgccaataaaaagaaaag GTGTAACAGAGATAGAAGATCATCCAAAAAGATTATTCCAAGGATCCACCAACATGCTTTCCCCTGAAGTTTCACATCAGGCAGACCTTGGGGGATG TCTGTCGTCACATGCTCTTGATGACAACAGAAGCAGTGCAGGCTCTTCCTGTGACTCACCAGCTGAAGTCGGCACCAACACAGACTCTCCAGTCTCACTTTCTGACCCCAGATCTCCTTTTTTACCAGTAGATCTTGCGGCTAAGTTACCTATCAATTGA